TTGCAAAATTTGTGTTAGTCATTTTGTAAAACCCCTTTGTTTTTTAATATAAATAGAAAAAGGAAGCCGGTTTTTTTATTTACAGCCGAACTCCCCTTTATATGAACCCTCTTTAGTTTTTTGCTGAAAGAACAAACAATTCTTGTTCTTTTATCGATAGCTCCCGCATTCTTAGCTGCAACTCTTGTTCTTTTAATTCATTTGAACGTTCGAGTTCTTGAGCAATCTTCTTAACATGTTGCACACAATCAACAACATCTCTATCATAGAATTTTCTTCCCATTATCGTTTGATAAAACTCAGTCATGTCAATCTCTCCATTCCAATTCTTTTAAAGATCCGCAACCATTTTCGAAACTGCAGCACGAATCGTCATAATTTTATTTTCTAGTGTATCCGCTTCATTAGCGACAACGTCTTTGTAATTACGATAGTTTGCAATTACAGACTTCGCATTTTCAATAATTTCCTTCACTTGTCCTTTTTTCAGCCCAGCACTCGACTTACAATCATGTAAAATAGATTCTAAATGGTCATTTAGCTTCGTGTTCACCATTTGCCTGTTGTCGAATGTATTAACAACGGGTATCTTGAACCCTTCACTGTTCTCAAGGGAGGACGTGAAGTTAACAAGCTGATTCAACCCTTCTGTATGTGAATCTGGGACAAAGTATATTCCCCCATTCGGACGGACAGGTGTGGGTGCTAATGACTGTAGAATTTTATTGACCATTACTCTTACTTGCTGGGCTGAATAATGGTCTTTATAAATATTAAATTTACGTTCAGCTTCAAAGCACAGCTCTTTTGCAATTTCGTTCTCCGTTATAAAAATCAGAGAACTATTATTTTTATCAAGTGTGATTACTCCTGCTTTACTGTTGTAATTAAGACGTTTACCAGCCTGATCCACAGTCTCCACCACAATGTTTCTTTGCACGTGGCTCTTATCCGAAAATACTTCACGTATAAGAAAGTTCTCGAATACCCCAGCATGTCCAGTAGATTTTCTAGTCTCTATCTCTTTAGTACTCCTTCGGAAAGCATCGGCTGGACGGATTGCATTCGGCATCCATTCAACAGGCAAACCTGATTGAACAAGTGCTTTCTCTAAATCTTCCATTTTGACTAATTGCTTTCCTACCGAGAACCACATCAAATGTCCCAAAATTCCTTCTTGCTGCTTGTTTTGAACAGCTGTCATATTATCAAGATTAATTGACATACCTAACAACCCTTTCTATTTTTGTATTTTAGATAAATAAAAAAACGCATTTAACACCTAGCGATTGCTAAGTAAATGCGTTTTAAAATTACTCGATTTGTACTATTTCAATAATCTCTCTTCCCTCTCCCTTCAATAACTATTTGAAAGCAAAAAAACCGATCTCCCCTGGATAGGAAAAATCGGTTTTAATATATTTCACGCAAAATGCGTAAGTATCTCGTATCTTTTCTGATATGCAAAAGGCAATTTATGGACGTCGAATACGTCTGCCTAACCTCTCCTTTAAACAAGGAATACAAAGGCTGAAAGTTTGTGTCGAATCTCTTTCTGCATATGCAAAAAGTGTAACGACTTTCACCAGTGGTAAAGGTGACTAGGAAACGATTTGATATATATTTATATTAACAAAGATAGAATCATTTAGCAAAAGCTTCGGGTTTACGATTTACTTCCTTATATTTAATACTTTCGTCTTGATGGTTTCATTTTAATAAGATAGCCTTTCCTAAATATATTAGGAATTTCGGCTTTATTTGTATTCATATTTCTAACCAGCACAACAGGATAATTTGGAAACATCTTTATCAAACGTAAGGGCTGCTAATTTCAATCCTTCCGCCATTGTTAAATAAGGGGCAAGAGTTTCTCGTAAATCCTCAATTGTCAATCCGAATTTTACAGCTAATGTTGCCGCATAGATTACCTCTCCTGCGTTTTCCGAAACGATATGAACCCCTAACACTTTTAATGTTTTTGCATCTGCCACTAACTTAAAAACACCTGTTGTTGTTAGATTAACGAGGGCTCTTGGTACAGCATCCAACGGCAGGACAGACGTTTTAACCTCAAGACCTTTTTCTTTTGCTTGCTGTTCAGTTAAACCAACCGTTGCAATCGACGGATTAGTAAACGTGACGCCTGGAACAACTTCTAAATTTACCTTTTGATTTAGTCCTCCGATTGCATTACGCGCAGCAAGTCCACCTTGATAAGCAGCTACGTAAACAAATTGAGGACCAAGCGTTACATCTCCAGCCGCGTAAATTTGAGAATTGGTTGTTTTAGAGAATTCATCAATGACGATTTCACCACGAGATCCAATCTCAACACCTGCCGCATATAAGTTCAAAGATTCTGTATTAGGTTTTCTGCCCGTTGCTATAAGCAATTGTTCTGCTTCAATGATTCGCTTTTCACCATTTATCTCTACATAAACTTTTTTAATGTTTCCATCTTGTTCTACGCGTTCATAGGTTGTTCCTGTAACTAAATTAATTCCCTGTTCTGTTAATGCCTGAG
This genomic window from Sporosarcina sp. Marseille-Q4063 contains:
- a CDS encoding DUF6744 family protein, with product MSINLDNMTAVQNKQQEGILGHLMWFSVGKQLVKMEDLEKALVQSGLPVEWMPNAIRPADAFRRSTKEIETRKSTGHAGVFENFLIREVFSDKSHVQRNIVVETVDQAGKRLNYNSKAGVITLDKNNSSLIFITENEIAKELCFEAERKFNIYKDHYSAQQVRVMVNKILQSLAPTPVRPNGGIYFVPDSHTEGLNQLVNFTSSLENSEGFKIPVVNTFDNRQMVNTKLNDHLESILHDCKSSAGLKKGQVKEIIENAKSVIANYRNYKDVVANEADTLENKIMTIRAAVSKMVADL